A genomic segment from Mucilaginibacter terrenus encodes:
- the truA gene encoding tRNA pseudouridine(38-40) synthase TruA — MRAGGKFKIVNDVTFAAVADTQRYFIELAYDGTKYHGWQIQPNAVTVQELLNKALSTLLRQPIETTGCGRTDTGVHARKFFAHFTSQPSEGGAGKELQQFPLQGVEGAWVRGLNALLPHDIAVKRIIPVQPDAHARFDATLRSYEYHIHFNKDPFVHGYSWLLRDKPDVQLMNQAAAIMMTYTDFSCFSKSNTQVKTNNCKITKAVWEETARGIVFKISADRFLRNMVRAIVGTLLTVGRKEIEPEGIRNVIESKDRGSAGTSVPACGLYLTEVKYPYLMIAPQPPEGGAIVGARNFK; from the coding sequence ATGCGCGCAGGTGGTAAATTTAAAATCGTAAATGATGTTACCTTTGCAGCCGTGGCAGATACACAGCGCTATTTTATTGAACTGGCTTATGATGGTACAAAATACCATGGCTGGCAAATACAACCTAATGCGGTTACCGTACAGGAGTTGTTGAACAAAGCTCTGTCTACACTGCTGCGCCAGCCTATAGAAACTACCGGCTGTGGCCGTACAGATACCGGCGTACACGCCAGGAAATTTTTTGCGCATTTTACCTCCCAACCCTCTGAAGGGGGAGCCGGGAAGGAGCTTCAACAGTTCCCCCTTCAGGGGGTGGAGGGGGCTTGGGTTAGAGGGCTTAATGCTTTATTACCTCATGATATTGCCGTAAAGCGCATTATTCCTGTACAGCCAGATGCTCATGCCCGATTCGACGCTACTTTGCGTTCTTACGAGTACCACATCCACTTTAATAAGGATCCATTTGTACATGGCTACTCGTGGCTATTGCGCGATAAACCGGATGTTCAGTTGATGAACCAAGCTGCGGCTATTATGATGACCTATACGGATTTTAGCTGCTTTAGTAAATCGAACACACAGGTAAAGACGAATAATTGTAAAATAACTAAAGCAGTATGGGAGGAGACCGCGCGGGGCATCGTCTTCAAAATATCTGCCGACCGTTTTTTGCGTAACATGGTGCGCGCTATTGTAGGCACGTTACTTACCGTTGGCCGGAAAGAAATAGAACCGGAAGGCATCCGCAATGTTATAGAAAGCAAGGATCGCGGCAGCGCAGGTACCAGTGTGCCTGCATGCGGGCTTTATCTTACAGAAGTAAAATATCCGTATCTGATGATAGCCCCCCAGCCCCCTGAAGGGGGAGCAATTGTGGGTGCAAGGAATTTTAAATAA
- a CDS encoding ABC transporter ATP-binding protein, whose amino-acid sequence MHYVRPYMGVFVLAGFLTIFLAVVAIIQPILIQRTLDKYILANDYHGLVFMIELMIAQLVVQTIAQYYQTYLTNSLGQSVIRDLRKDVFNHITSLRLRYFDRTPIGMLITRTVSDLETIADIFSEGLISIMGDLLLVVAVIGIMLWQDWKLALITMIPMPFLFASTYVFKEAIKSSFQEVRTQVAQLNTFLAEHISGISIIQYFAREDQEMRKFKSVNQKYRDANIRSNWYYSIFFPVVEILFAICMSLLVWYGCKRILNDQQLHALSAHPGGVTPGVITGFIVLLNMLFRPIRQLADKFNTLQMGMVGADRIFKVLDTNDVAVDDGKLAPAALQGEIEFKDVWFAYIEENWVLKNISFHIKPGETLALVGATGAGKSSTINILNRFYDIGRGSVTVDGHDIREYSVDYLRSKIATVIQDVFLFTDTIGNNISLSNPAITREEIIKAAKDVGAHEFIERLPGGYDYNVMERGATLSAGQAQLISFIRALVYNPSILVLDEATSSVDTETELLIQNAINKLMQGRTAIVIAHRLSTIQNADKIIVLDHGEIMEMGTHQELLRIENGYYRKLYDLQFNSAGIAKAI is encoded by the coding sequence ATGCATTATGTACGCCCGTATATGGGTGTGTTTGTGTTAGCGGGTTTCCTCACGATCTTTTTGGCAGTAGTCGCTATCATTCAGCCGATACTGATACAGCGTACATTGGATAAGTACATCCTGGCTAACGACTACCATGGGCTGGTATTTATGATAGAGCTGATGATAGCGCAATTGGTGGTTCAAACCATTGCTCAATACTATCAAACTTATCTCACCAACTCACTGGGGCAGTCGGTAATACGCGATTTGCGTAAGGATGTATTCAATCATATCACTAGCCTGCGCCTGCGCTATTTCGACCGCACGCCGATAGGTATGCTCATTACTCGTACGGTGTCTGACCTGGAGACCATCGCTGATATCTTTTCAGAAGGCCTTATCTCCATAATGGGCGACCTGCTGCTGGTAGTTGCTGTAATTGGCATTATGCTTTGGCAGGACTGGAAGCTGGCGCTTATTACCATGATACCTATGCCCTTCCTGTTTGCCTCCACATACGTGTTTAAAGAGGCCATAAAATCGTCCTTTCAGGAAGTGCGTACCCAGGTAGCGCAACTGAATACTTTTCTAGCTGAGCATATCAGCGGTATTAGCATTATCCAGTACTTCGCGCGGGAGGACCAGGAAATGCGGAAGTTTAAATCGGTAAACCAAAAATATCGGGACGCTAATATCCGCTCCAATTGGTATTATTCTATCTTTTTCCCGGTTGTGGAAATACTCTTCGCCATTTGTATGAGCCTACTGGTTTGGTATGGTTGTAAAAGGATACTGAACGATCAGCAATTGCATGCTTTATCCGCACATCCCGGCGGCGTTACACCAGGTGTTATCACAGGGTTTATTGTGCTGCTAAATATGCTGTTCAGGCCTATACGACAACTGGCCGATAAGTTTAACACCCTGCAAATGGGCATGGTAGGCGCCGACCGTATTTTTAAAGTGCTGGATACTAACGATGTGGCTGTTGACGATGGGAAACTTGCTCCGGCTGCTTTGCAGGGCGAGATAGAGTTTAAAGATGTTTGGTTTGCTTATATAGAAGAGAACTGGGTGCTGAAGAACATTAGCTTCCACATCAAACCTGGTGAAACCCTGGCCCTGGTAGGAGCCACAGGTGCCGGCAAATCATCTACCATAAATATCCTGAACCGTTTTTACGACATCGGCAGGGGCAGCGTAACTGTAGATGGACACGATATTCGCGAGTACAGTGTAGACTATCTGCGATCAAAGATTGCTACCGTAATACAGGACGTGTTTCTGTTTACAGATACTATAGGGAACAACATTAGCCTGAGCAACCCTGCAATTACCCGGGAAGAGATCATTAAGGCGGCTAAAGATGTAGGTGCACATGAGTTTATAGAACGGCTTCCCGGCGGTTATGACTACAACGTGATGGAACGCGGTGCCACGCTATCGGCTGGGCAGGCGCAACTGATATCATTTATCCGTGCGCTGGTTTATAACCCTTCAATATTGGTGCTGGACGAAGCAACTTCATCCGTAGATACCGAAACTGAGCTGCTGATACAAAATGCCATAAATAAGCTAATGCAGGGCCGTACGGCTATTGTTATAGCCCACAGGTTATCTACCATCCAAAATGCAGACAAGATCATCGTGCTTGATCATGGCGAGATAATGGAAATGGGCACCCACCAGGAACTATTACGAATAGAAAATGGCTATTACCGCAAACTGTACGATCTCCAGTTCAACTCCGCGGGAATAGCCAAAGCTATTTAA
- a CDS encoding type II toxin-antitoxin system RelE/ParE family toxin, whose amino-acid sequence MAKTVFMTSLAEENFETVVKYLLANWSEKTAKNFVVKFERIYQFISDTPALYPFINKEKRVQKCVLTKHNVLYFREDENAIIILDVFDTRQSPEKLKI is encoded by the coding sequence ATGGCTAAAACAGTGTTCATGACCTCCTTGGCTGAGGAGAACTTTGAAACTGTAGTTAAGTACTTACTAGCTAATTGGAGTGAGAAGACGGCTAAGAACTTTGTTGTTAAATTTGAACGAATATATCAGTTTATCTCTGATACCCCAGCTTTATACCCGTTTATAAATAAAGAAAAGAGGGTACAAAAGTGTGTGTTGACAAAGCACAACGTCCTATACTTTCGTGAAGATGAAAATGCAATTATTATTCTTGATGTTTTTGACACAAGGCAATCCCCTGAAAAGTTAAAGATTTAG
- the nth gene encoding endonuclease III, whose protein sequence is MLKAERYRHFVEYFKEHQPDAVTELHYNNPYQLLVAVVLSAQCTDKRINQITPALFQRFPDAAALAASNADEIFTYIRSVSYPNNKAKHLAGLGKMLVERFGGEVPAGHDKLQMLPGVGRKTANVITSVVFDAPAIAVDTHVFRVANRIGLTKANTPLAVEKQLMEYLPKETLGVAHHWLILHGRYVCVARTPKCEICPLTFFCKYYQQNNTESALLRAEAAKQRKAKELKKRKVLNAISKELLSRSVDKNT, encoded by the coding sequence ATGTTAAAAGCCGAACGCTATCGCCATTTTGTAGAATACTTTAAGGAACACCAGCCTGATGCCGTTACCGAGCTGCATTATAACAATCCGTACCAGTTGCTGGTGGCGGTGGTGCTGTCTGCCCAATGTACAGACAAACGCATCAACCAGATCACGCCTGCCTTGTTCCAGCGTTTTCCGGATGCCGCCGCTCTTGCTGCGTCAAACGCTGATGAGATCTTCACCTACATCCGTAGCGTGAGTTATCCAAACAACAAGGCCAAGCACCTGGCTGGTTTGGGTAAGATGCTGGTAGAGCGTTTCGGTGGCGAAGTGCCTGCCGGACACGACAAGTTGCAGATGCTGCCGGGTGTAGGTAGGAAAACGGCAAACGTAATAACTTCAGTAGTATTTGATGCTCCGGCCATTGCAGTGGACACGCACGTGTTTAGGGTGGCCAACCGTATAGGCCTCACTAAGGCCAATACACCGCTGGCAGTAGAAAAGCAATTGATGGAATACCTGCCCAAAGAAACCCTTGGGGTGGCGCATCACTGGCTGATATTGCACGGGCGCTACGTTTGTGTGGCCCGCACGCCTAAGTGCGAGATTTGTCCGCTAACGTTTTTTTGCAAATACTATCAGCAAAATAACACAGAGAGTGCCCTGTTGCGGGCCGAAGCTGCTAAACAGCGCAAAGCTAAAGAACTTAAAAAGAGGAAGGTACTTAATGCTATTAGTAAGGAATTGCTTAGCAGGAGTGTTGATAAGAATACTTGA
- the recA gene encoding recombinase RecA, whose amino-acid sequence MSNTDKMKALQLTLDKLEKSYGKGTIMKMGDTAIEATEVISTGSLGLDIALGVNGLPKGRVIEIYGPESSGKTTLAIHAIAESQRKGGIAAFIDAEHAFDRFYAKKLGVDVENLLISQPDNGEQALEIADNLIRSGAIDILVIDSVAALVPKAEIEGEMGDSKMGLHARLMSQALRKLTGTISKTGCCCIFINQLRDKIGVMFGNPETTTGGNALKFYASVRLDVRRISQIKDTDEVSGNRVKVKIVKNKVAPPFRIAEFDIMFGEGISKAGEIIDLGVEYNIIKKAGSWFSYGETRLGQGRDAVKQLIMDNPELAEELETKIKETVTGESMVEA is encoded by the coding sequence ATGAGCAATACAGATAAAATGAAGGCACTGCAGCTTACTTTAGATAAGCTGGAAAAATCATACGGTAAAGGCACCATCATGAAAATGGGTGATACTGCCATTGAAGCTACCGAAGTAATATCAACCGGTTCGCTTGGTTTGGACATTGCTTTAGGAGTGAACGGTTTGCCTAAAGGAAGGGTGATAGAAATATACGGGCCTGAGTCGTCAGGTAAAACAACGCTGGCTATACATGCAATTGCAGAATCGCAAAGAAAAGGTGGCATAGCAGCATTTATAGATGCGGAGCACGCTTTTGACAGGTTTTACGCCAAGAAGTTAGGTGTAGATGTGGAGAACCTACTGATCTCTCAGCCAGATAACGGCGAGCAGGCGTTGGAAATTGCAGATAACCTGATCCGTTCGGGCGCTATTGATATCCTGGTAATTGACTCGGTTGCGGCACTGGTGCCAAAGGCGGAGATTGAAGGCGAAATGGGTGATTCTAAAATGGGCTTGCATGCTCGTTTAATGTCACAGGCGTTGCGTAAGCTTACAGGTACCATTAGCAAAACAGGATGCTGCTGTATTTTCATCAACCAGTTGCGCGATAAAATAGGTGTGATGTTTGGTAACCCCGAAACAACAACCGGTGGTAACGCTTTGAAGTTCTACGCTTCGGTACGTTTAGATGTTCGCCGTATATCGCAGATCAAAGATACAGACGAGGTATCTGGTAACCGGGTTAAGGTGAAGATTGTAAAGAACAAAGTCGCGCCGCCTTTCCGTATAGCCGAGTTTGACATTATGTTTGGCGAAGGTATATCTAAAGCAGGCGAGATTATAGACCTGGGTGTTGAATACAACATCATTAAAAAAGCAGGGTCGTGGTTTAGCTACGGAGAAACCCGTCTTGGTCAGGGTCGTGATGCGGTTAAGCAGTTAATAATGGATAACCCGGAACTGGCTGAAGAACTGGAGACCAAAATAAAGGAAACCGTTACCGGTGAAAGCATGGTAGAAGCGTAA
- a CDS encoding DUF4293 domain-containing protein, producing the protein MLQRIQSVYLLFASLVLFGLFLFPLAHNIYIDGKDIDVTIRGLFQNVNGKITQTESFAALSIVTAVVAFLPIFIIFLYKNRKLQATLCYSCILVLIGYSFWMAQTVKKAVGAITLGYSNMGIGLFLTSLSILLLIFAAKSINKDEKLVKSADRLR; encoded by the coding sequence ATGCTTCAACGTATACAAAGTGTTTACTTACTTTTTGCATCCCTGGTACTCTTCGGATTATTCCTGTTCCCACTGGCACATAACATTTATATAGATGGTAAAGATATTGACGTTACCATACGCGGCCTTTTTCAAAACGTAAATGGAAAGATCACACAAACTGAAAGCTTTGCGGCTTTGTCTATTGTTACGGCTGTTGTAGCATTCCTTCCGATATTTATAATTTTTCTTTACAAAAACCGCAAGCTCCAGGCTACGCTTTGCTACAGCTGCATTTTGGTGCTTATAGGTTACAGCTTTTGGATGGCGCAAACGGTTAAAAAAGCTGTAGGTGCAATTACGCTTGGGTACTCCAACATGGGTATTGGCTTGTTTTTAACATCTCTCAGTATATTGCTTCTAATCTTTGCAGCAAAGTCTATAAATAAAGATGAAAAGCTGGTAAAGTCGGCAGACAGGTTGAGATAG
- a CDS encoding DUF2157 domain-containing protein has translation MAKLNLDRQESDFLNKTIAHWEEQRLIDAVKAEELRASYEVKGFDWMRLAKYSMWVALFCGAIAIGSLIVDKALIEWISKLYDTPDIVIAIISGAAAAGLFFLGRKREKRYPEQIFSNEAVIFLGVFFTACCIAYMGKTFDNGSGHYSLLFLFSVIVYGFLAWRMNSRLIWLFALVSLGSWFGTETGYQTNWALYFLGMNYPLRFVLFGLLLVGACYLLKNKKGFARFWELTYVVGMLYLFMSLWLLSIFGNYGSLDAWWQIRQISLFYWGIIAASVAGGFLLYGLKTKDVIAREFGVTFLIISLYTKYFEYLWDHTDKTVFFGILGLSFWLIGRKAEKIWNISTKQPSPAVEG, from the coding sequence ATGGCCAAGCTTAACCTGGACAGGCAAGAAAGCGATTTTTTGAACAAGACGATTGCTCATTGGGAAGAGCAGCGGCTGATAGATGCTGTAAAAGCAGAAGAATTGCGTGCCTCGTATGAGGTAAAGGGCTTCGACTGGATGCGTCTTGCCAAGTACTCCATGTGGGTAGCGCTGTTTTGCGGCGCAATAGCCATTGGGTCGCTTATTGTAGATAAAGCACTTATAGAATGGATAAGCAAACTCTACGATACGCCTGATATTGTTATTGCTATCATCTCGGGCGCGGCAGCTGCGGGGCTTTTCTTCCTGGGCCGCAAACGCGAGAAACGTTATCCCGAACAGATATTCAGTAATGAAGCGGTTATTTTCCTCGGCGTTTTCTTTACTGCATGCTGCATAGCATACATGGGTAAAACTTTCGATAATGGCTCGGGCCATTATTCATTGTTGTTCCTGTTTTCCGTTATCGTGTATGGCTTCCTGGCCTGGCGTATGAACTCGAGGCTAATATGGCTGTTTGCACTGGTTTCTTTGGGCAGTTGGTTCGGCACCGAAACTGGCTATCAAACCAACTGGGCGCTTTACTTTTTAGGCATGAACTACCCTTTGCGTTTTGTGTTATTTGGGTTGTTACTGGTGGGTGCCTGCTATTTATTAAAGAACAAAAAAGGGTTTGCCCGTTTTTGGGAGCTCACTTATGTGGTAGGTATGCTTTACCTGTTTATGTCGTTATGGCTGCTGAGTATATTTGGCAATTACGGCAGTTTGGATGCATGGTGGCAAATACGGCAGATCAGCCTGTTTTATTGGGGAATAATTGCTGCTTCTGTTGCCGGCGGTTTCCTGCTATATGGATTGAAAACCAAAGACGTTATCGCCCGCGAATTCGGCGTAACGTTCCTGATCATATCGCTTTACACCAAGTACTTCGAATACCTTTGGGACCATACCGATAAAACGGTGTTCTTTGGTATACTAGGGCTGTCGTTCTGGCTGATAGGCAGGAAGGCGGAAAAGATATGGAACATCAGCACAAAGCAACCGTCCCCGGCAGTTGAGGGCTAG